Proteins co-encoded in one Eriocheir sinensis breed Jianghai 21 chromosome 5, ASM2467909v1, whole genome shotgun sequence genomic window:
- the LOC126984604 gene encoding uncharacterized protein LOC126984604: MAKLLESSHHWMGTSMAGGETVTRGCLNVDRILFFPSSNTNHNTTNNTSHATPYGGGSVFPTMFADTPAEAPVPAASSPTTTTTTAVTASKLLPPQKFQTSSVALTRGEDSAANLTRSTSDGGGGGPPPTDAHPSPATSTPSSSTAVTKTDTNTSITNMASTCIKNHKKPSTTSLAAAPGEAADHTSAVLALASHFPGSVKASRGRVSPTPGMVVGGAVASAGVLTSSRDEGGGGVRAVECSWDDLRGAISAPKSGASRWTQNDLMAALTLVKAGTPIKPAAERCNIPVMTLWRRTRALGIVSSKVQCGFRYPAARRRPRADQESGGHAKTDAELNLPVKTEADPFPVHKTEADVATKNQSEGGFLRCPSASWTVATTRAGPLREMTVHAPRRLASRESSPRPTGRENSPLPAGKACSSRAAPTSVSVTQTTRKSYRTTHEGNTTTAEQCSNPPQSVIEDSQVPQDHAQAEPDAALNPASEGKSRGSQDAARDPAARSTAGGDEGDAVAVPQLLTTSSSGRSERFRAWVDIVLEGAGNQKHQQQEQQQQQETPQDLSTHHQRPSVSITETSTLTTVVATTTSGPTAAAAATVAATLDTPQSSSTVQQ; the protein is encoded by the coding sequence ATGGTGGCGGGTCTGTCTTCCCCACCATGTTCGCCGACACGCCCGCCGAGGCCCCGGTCCCCGCTGCCTcctcgcccaccaccaccaccaccactgccgtcaCCGCCAGCAAGCTGCTGCCGCCTCAGAAGTTCCAGACGTCGTCCGTGGCACTGACCCGCGGTGAAGACAGCGCCGCTAATCTCACGCGTAGCACTTctgatggcgggggtggcggccCGCCGCCCACCGACGCCCATCCTTCCCCTGCCACCTCAACCCCCAGCTCCAGCACCGCCGTCACCAAGACTGACACTAACACCAGCATCACCAACATGGCCTCCACCTGCATCAAAAACCACAAGAAGCCCTCCACTACAAGCCTCGCCGCCGCCCCGGGTGAGGCAGCGGACCACACCTCGGCAGTCCTCGCCTTGGCCAGCCACTTCCCTGGCAGCGTCAAAGCCTCGCGTGGCCGCGTCAGCCCAACGCCGGGCATGGTCGTCGGCGGTGCCGTAGCCAGCGCTGGTGTCCTTACGTCGTCGAGGGACGAGGGCGGTGGCGGCGTGAGGGCTGTGGAATGTAGTTGGGACGACTTGCGGGGTGCCATCTCGGCTCCAAAGTCCGGGGCTTCGCGGTGGACACAGAACGACTTGATGGCGGCCCTGACGCTGGTGAAGGCTGGGACACCCATCAAGCCGGCGGCAGAGCGGTGCAACATCCCGGTCATGACGCTGTGGCGCCGTACCCGAGCACTGGGCATCGTCTCCTCCAAAGTGCAGTGCGGCTTCCGCTATCCAGCCGCCCGCCGGCGACCCAGGGCGGACCAGGAGAGCGGTGGCCACGCTAAGACGGACGCTGAACTCAACCTTCCTGTCAAAACCGAGGCAGATCCCTTTCCGGTTCACAAGACGGAGGCGGACGTTGCAACAAAGAACCAGAGTGAAGGCGGCTTCCTGCGATGCCCCAGCGCTTCGTGGACTGTAGCCACAACCCGCGCCGGGCCTCTGCGGGAGATGACAGTCCACGCCCCGCGTCGCCTCGCCTCGCGGGAGAGCAGCCCACGACCCACCGGCCGCGAAAACAGTCCCCTGCCGGCCGGCAAAGCGTGCAGCTCCAGGGCGGCGCCCACCAGCGTCAGCGTCACCCAAACGACCAGAAAGAGCTATCGAACGACTCACGAAGGCAACACAACCACCGCAGAGCAATGTTCCAACCCTCCGCAGAGCGTCATAGAGGACAGCCAAGTCCCTCAGGATCACGCCCAGGCAGAGCCCGATGCCGCCCTAAACCCAGCAAGTGAAGGCAAATCCCGTGGGAGCCAAGACGCTGCCAGGGACCCTGCGGCAAGGTCCACGGCGGGAGGGGATGAGGGTGACGCCGTCGCTGTGCCCCAGCTACTGACAACATCCTCCTCTGGGCGGTCAGAGAGGTTCCGAGCGTGGGTGGACATTGTACTGGAGGGCGCGGGAAACCAGAAACATCAGCAAcaagaacagcagcagcagcaggagacgcCGCAGGACCTGTCGACGCACCACCAGCGGCCTTCAGTCTCCATCACAGAAACGTCAACCCTCACAACTGTTGTCGCAACCACCACCAGCggccccaccgccgccgccgccgccaccgtcgCCGCCACTTTGGATACACCACAGTCTTCCTCGACCGTCCAGCAATGA